A window of Nonomuraea angiospora genomic DNA:
CTCGGCGCGTTCCTCCGGCCGGATCCCGTCGGCCCAGGTGCGGCCCGACCAGGCATCGGCGCGGAAGACCCCGTACAGCGCGCCGAGCCCGCCCCACCGGCCGAGCTCGGCGCGGGCGAGATCGGTGAGCCGGAATCCGCCCCGAGGAGCCCGTTCGACGGCCTGCCAGCCGTAGAGCCGCTGGTTGAGCTGGCCGACCTTCTCGCGCGGTGACAGCTCGGCGAGCAGCCGCTCGACCGGCTCAGCGGTCGGCATGGGCGGCCATCCGGTCGAGGACCTCGTCGTCGGCGACCGAGCTGTAGAAGGTGCGGCCCGTCGGCTCGGCGTGGACGAGCCGTTCGACGCCGCGGGCGCGCAGCGCGGCCGGGTCGCCCGCGGTCGCGGAGGTCACCAGGGCGGGGCGGGCCCCGGCGCGGGCGCGGTCCATCCAGATCTCGAAGACGCCGCCGCCGGGGGAGAGCTCCGCCCGGGACACGGGGACGTCGTCGGCGCCGACGGGGACCACGACGGCCTCGGTCCGAGGAGAGGGGCGCGGCCGGTGCCGCAGCTCGGCGGCCAGTTCGGCGAAGCGCCGGCCGATCGGCTTGACCGCGCCGTCCGCCCCGATCAGGCCGAGGCTGTGCTCCAGGTCGGGGAAGTCGGCCAGCCGGCGCTCCACGTCGTGCGAGCACCACCACGTGACGCCCCACAGGGCGTCGCTGTCGGCCGCCGCCCGCACGGTCCCCTCGCAGAAGCCCGGCGCCTGGTCCTCGGTGAGGTGGTTGAGCGGCGCGCCGACCTCCTGCAGCCACACCGGGCGCGCCGGGTCCAGGGCGAAGGCGCGCGACAGCTCGATGAGGTACGCGGCGTGGGTGAGGCTTTCGTGGGACATCGCCCCGTAACCCTGGGCGGTGCCGTTGAAGATCCACGAGTGGATCACGCTCATCTGGCCGTGCCGGGTGGAGTGCGCCGGGGTGAAGGGGTGGCCGTCGGCGTACCAGACGGCGTCGTACTCGGCGTTGAGCCGGAAGTGTCGGCGCTCGCGCGGCCCCTCGCCGTGCAGCGCCCGCAGCCAGGCCGTCACCTGCTGCGGGGTGGCCGGCATCCGGCTCGGGTGCAGCGCGGAGGTGAACTGGTTGACCTCGTTGCCCAGGGTCAGGCCGAGGAAGTTGGGCAGGTCGTACAGGTGCCCGTCGAGCGCCTCCACCAGCGCGGCCTGCGCCGCGATCGCGTCGGGGTCGGTGAACATGCTGCGCCGGTGCCAGTCCGTCAGCCAGCTCGGCACGAAGTCGAAGCCGGACAGGTGCCCCTGCAGCACATCCACGCTGGCGTCGAGGCCGGCTTCGCCGGCGATCTCCACGACGCGGCGGACGTCGTCGAGGGCGCGGCGGCGGATCAGCGTCCGGTTCGGCTGCAGGACGGGCCAGAGCGGCATCACGCGTACGTGGTCCAGGCCCAGCCCGGCCAGGGCCTCCATGTCCCGCCGGGTGGCCGCCCAGTCCGGATCCAGCCAGGAGTAGAACCAGTCCTGGGAAGGCGTGTAGTTGACCCCGAATCTCAGCATTTCAACCTTTCAAGCCTCCCGCTTCGAGCCCGCGGAAGAAGTAGCGCTGCAAGATGGCGAAGAACGTGACGATGGGAACCAGGGCGATGATCGTGCCGGCCGCGATGAGGCGCGGATCGTCGTAGAAGGTGCCGCGCAGGCGGTTCAGCCCGACGGTGAGGGTGTAGTTGTCCTCGTCGGACAGCACGATGAGCGGCCACAGGAAGTCGTTCCACGAGCCGACGAAAGCGAAGATCGCCACGACCGTGATGACGCCCTTGACCTGGGGGACGGAGACGCGGATGAACCGCTGCCAGGCATTGGCGCCGTCGACGATGGCCGCCTCCTCGAACTCGGCCGGCAGGTTGCGGAACGCGTTGCGCATGAGCAGCACGTTCAGGGCGGCCACGATCGTCGGCAGGACGACCCCCAGCAGGGTGTTGGCCAGCCCGCCCGCCCTGACGAACAGGAACTGGGAGATCAGCACGGTCTCGGCCGGGACGAGCAGGGCCGCGACGCAGATGCCGGCCGCCACCCCGCGGCCGCGGAAGCGCAGCTTGCCCAGCGCGTACCCGGCGCAGGTGGCGCCCACCACGTTGCCGGTGACGGCCATGGCGGCCACCACCAGGGAGTTGAGCAGGTAGTGCGGCACCGGGACGCGGTCGAGCACCGTCGCGAAGTTGCCCAGCGTGGGATGGCCGGGCAGCAGCTCGGGCGGGCGCGTGTAGAGCGCGTCGCCGGCGCCCTTGAGCGACAGCGAGACCTGCCACAGCAGCGGCCCCGCCAGCAGCACGGCCATCAGCAGGAGGATCAGGTAGCGCACGACCGTACCCGCCGGGATGCGGCGTCGCGCGGACGGACCGGACATCAGGAGGACCTCTGCTTGCGTTGCAGGACGAGCTGCGCGACCAGCAGCCCGCCGAGGATGACGAACATGACCAGGCTGATCGCGCCCGCGTATCCGGTGCGCGCCTGCAGGCCGGTGCCCTCGCGCTGGATGAGCATGGTCATCGTGAGATCGCCGCCGCCGACCCCGCCGGTGCCGTCGGTGAGCACGTAGATCTCGCCGAAGACCCGGAAAGCCGCCACCGAGGACAGCACGCCGA
This region includes:
- a CDS encoding carbohydrate ABC transporter permease, which gives rise to MSGPSARRRIPAGTVVRYLILLLMAVLLAGPLLWQVSLSLKGAGDALYTRPPELLPGHPTLGNFATVLDRVPVPHYLLNSLVVAAMAVTGNVVGATCAGYALGKLRFRGRGVAAGICVAALLVPAETVLISQFLFVRAGGLANTLLGVVLPTIVAALNVLLMRNAFRNLPAEFEEAAIVDGANAWQRFIRVSVPQVKGVITVVAIFAFVGSWNDFLWPLIVLSDEDNYTLTVGLNRLRGTFYDDPRLIAAGTIIALVPIVTFFAILQRYFFRGLEAGGLKG
- a CDS encoding glycoside hydrolase 5 family protein — its product is MLRFGVNYTPSQDWFYSWLDPDWAATRRDMEALAGLGLDHVRVMPLWPVLQPNRTLIRRRALDDVRRVVEIAGEAGLDASVDVLQGHLSGFDFVPSWLTDWHRRSMFTDPDAIAAQAALVEALDGHLYDLPNFLGLTLGNEVNQFTSALHPSRMPATPQQVTAWLRALHGEGPRERRHFRLNAEYDAVWYADGHPFTPAHSTRHGQMSVIHSWIFNGTAQGYGAMSHESLTHAAYLIELSRAFALDPARPVWLQEVGAPLNHLTEDQAPGFCEGTVRAAADSDALWGVTWWCSHDVERRLADFPDLEHSLGLIGADGAVKPIGRRFAELAAELRHRPRPSPRTEAVVVPVGADDVPVSRAELSPGGGVFEIWMDRARAGARPALVTSATAGDPAALRARGVERLVHAEPTGRTFYSSVADDEVLDRMAAHADR